Proteins from one Actinopolymorpha sp. NPDC004070 genomic window:
- a CDS encoding DUF1835 domain-containing protein, producing the protein MTRDAAFKRRVRARMARTGERYAAARAQVDDRTTEAAARTGDTTHVLHVTNGDCAAEVMRAAGLTEPILPWRDVLHDGPVPGGLSDAELRAVRADFIAGARLDPASVRADFDSRDATLAAAAARAAHRDGRVVLWFEADLYDQLQVVQVIDRLHRAGVPPEAVSLVSAGEFPGVAHFGGLGELSPAELLRLRTDELPLTAEAYDVAVAAWAAFTAPDPAGLAPIARIASPVLRHLGEAFGRLAQEYPGRSDGLSLTERRIVLAVEGGAGTAGAVFAEVRRRERRPYLGDTSCFDRIAELAGARRPLLAVGPGTTDDGSYADRAVELTATGRDVLAGRADHVELNGVDRWIGGVHLSGTRPAWRYDERLETLRPS; encoded by the coding sequence ATGACCCGAGACGCCGCGTTCAAGCGCCGTGTCCGCGCACGAATGGCCAGGACGGGTGAGCGGTACGCCGCCGCCCGTGCCCAGGTGGACGACCGGACCACCGAGGCCGCCGCGAGGACCGGCGACACCACTCACGTCCTACACGTCACCAACGGCGACTGCGCCGCGGAGGTGATGCGGGCGGCGGGGCTCACCGAGCCGATCCTGCCCTGGCGCGACGTCCTCCACGACGGTCCGGTGCCCGGGGGGCTCTCCGACGCCGAGCTGCGTGCCGTACGCGCGGACTTCATCGCCGGAGCGAGGCTGGATCCGGCCTCGGTACGCGCCGACTTCGATTCCCGCGACGCGACGCTGGCCGCCGCGGCTGCTCGGGCCGCCCACCGCGACGGCCGGGTCGTGCTGTGGTTCGAGGCCGATCTGTACGACCAGCTGCAGGTGGTGCAGGTGATCGACCGGCTGCACCGCGCCGGTGTGCCGCCGGAGGCGGTCTCGCTGGTGTCGGCCGGCGAGTTCCCCGGCGTCGCGCACTTCGGAGGGCTGGGTGAGCTCTCCCCTGCCGAGCTGCTGCGGCTGCGGACGGACGAGCTGCCGCTGACCGCCGAGGCGTACGACGTCGCGGTGGCCGCCTGGGCGGCCTTCACCGCCCCCGACCCCGCCGGACTTGCCCCGATCGCGCGGATCGCCTCGCCTGTCCTGCGTCACCTCGGGGAGGCGTTCGGCCGGTTGGCGCAGGAGTACCCCGGCCGCTCGGACGGGCTCTCCCTGACCGAGCGCCGGATCGTGCTCGCCGTCGAGGGCGGCGCGGGCACCGCGGGCGCGGTTTTCGCGGAGGTACGGCGCCGCGAACGCCGGCCCTACCTCGGCGACACCTCCTGCTTCGACCGCATCGCCGAGCTCGCCGGTGCTCGTCGACCGCTGCTTGCGGTTGGCCCAGGGACGACGGATGACGGCTCGTACGCCGACCGCGCGGTGGAGCTCACCGCGACGGGGCGGGACGTGCTCGCCGGCCGGGCAGACCACGTCGAGCTCAACGGCGTGGACCGCTGGATCGGTGGCGTCCACCTGAGCGGTACGCGTCCGGCCTGGCGGTACGACGAGCGGCTGGAGACGCTCCGGCCGAGCTGA
- a CDS encoding gamma-glutamyltransferase family protein, whose product MTFTTRPTLRGTFGMVASTHWLASQSAMSVLERGGNAFDAAVCAGFVLHVVEPHLNGPGGEVPAVVATADDPAPRVLNGQGPAPAGATIEHFRGLGLDLVPGSGPLAATVPGAVDAWLLLLRDHGTWPLRDVLEPAIGYARAGHPLVSGAVTTIATVERLFAEHWPTSAALWLGDGRPPTANAMFANPAYAETLERLAAEGEAAGAGREAQIDGARRAWREGFVAEEVAAFSRQPHRDSSGADNPGLLTGDDLASWSASWEEPATLEWNGLTVAKTQAWGQGPVLLQSLALLDALDAPSDLDRGGELGVHLTAEVLKLALADREAWYGDLPDSPLPALLSKEYAAERAALVGDQASGDLRPGSPDGRTPRLPAAHADPDRTALARGRGTGDTGEPTVDLTGRTRGDTCHVDVVDRWGNMISATPSGGWLQSSPTIPSLGFCLGSRAQMFWLEEGLSSSLVPGRRPRTTLSPTLVLSEGRPVLACGSPGGDQQDQWQLLFLLRHLGAGQDLQQAIDAPAWHTTSFPGSFYPRTMEPRGLVVEDRLGEEVVAALERRGHVVSRSGPWSLGRLCAVARDPRTGVLSAGANPRGMQNYAVGR is encoded by the coding sequence ATGACGTTCACCACCCGCCCGACCCTCCGGGGCACCTTCGGCATGGTCGCGTCCACGCACTGGCTGGCGTCGCAGAGTGCCATGAGCGTGCTCGAACGCGGCGGCAACGCCTTCGACGCGGCTGTGTGCGCCGGCTTCGTCCTGCACGTGGTCGAGCCGCACCTGAACGGCCCCGGCGGTGAAGTCCCCGCCGTGGTGGCCACCGCGGACGACCCGGCGCCCCGGGTGCTGAACGGCCAGGGGCCCGCACCGGCGGGCGCCACCATCGAGCACTTCCGCGGCCTCGGCCTGGACCTCGTGCCCGGCTCCGGCCCGCTGGCGGCGACGGTCCCCGGCGCGGTGGACGCCTGGCTGCTGCTGCTCCGCGACCACGGCACCTGGCCGCTGCGCGACGTGCTCGAACCCGCGATCGGGTACGCCCGCGCGGGTCATCCGCTGGTGTCCGGCGCGGTGACGACGATCGCCACCGTCGAGCGGCTGTTCGCCGAACACTGGCCGACCTCCGCGGCACTGTGGCTGGGCGACGGCAGGCCGCCGACGGCGAACGCGATGTTCGCCAACCCTGCGTACGCGGAGACCCTGGAGCGGCTGGCCGCCGAGGGCGAGGCCGCGGGCGCCGGCCGGGAGGCCCAGATCGACGGCGCCCGGCGGGCCTGGCGGGAGGGGTTCGTGGCCGAGGAGGTGGCGGCGTTCTCCCGGCAGCCGCACAGGGACTCCAGCGGCGCCGACAACCCCGGCCTGCTCACCGGCGACGACCTCGCCTCCTGGTCGGCGTCCTGGGAGGAGCCCGCGACGCTGGAGTGGAACGGCCTGACGGTGGCCAAGACCCAGGCGTGGGGCCAGGGTCCGGTCCTGCTGCAGTCGCTGGCCCTGCTGGACGCGCTGGACGCTCCGTCGGATCTGGACCGGGGAGGCGAGCTCGGCGTCCACCTGACGGCCGAGGTGCTCAAGCTCGCCCTCGCCGACCGGGAGGCGTGGTACGGCGACCTGCCCGACTCCCCGCTGCCGGCCCTGCTGTCCAAGGAGTACGCCGCCGAGCGCGCCGCGCTGGTGGGCGACCAGGCCTCCGGTGACCTGCGCCCGGGCTCACCGGACGGGCGTACGCCCAGACTGCCCGCGGCGCACGCCGACCCGGACCGGACCGCTCTCGCCCGAGGACGTGGAACCGGCGACACCGGCGAACCCACCGTCGACCTCACCGGGCGTACCCGCGGCGACACGTGTCACGTGGACGTGGTCGACCGCTGGGGCAACATGATTTCGGCCACGCCGAGCGGCGGATGGCTGCAGAGTTCGCCGACCATTCCCTCGCTGGGGTTCTGCCTGGGCAGCCGGGCGCAGATGTTCTGGCTGGAGGAGGGTCTGTCCTCCTCTCTCGTTCCCGGGCGCCGTCCCCGTACGACCCTGTCTCCCACGCTGGTGCTGTCCGAGGGGCGGCCGGTGCTCGCCTGCGGCTCACCCGGTGGCGACCAGCAGGACCAGTGGCAGCTGCTGTTCCTGCTGCGGCACCTCGGCGCGGGGCAGGACCTCCAGCAGGCGATCGACGCGCCGGCGTGGCACACGACGAGCTTCCCGGGTTCGTTCTACCCGCGGACGATGGAGCCGCGGGGCCTGGTGGTCGAGGACCGGCTCGGCGAGGAGGTGGTCGCCGCGCTGGAACGCCGCGGCCACGTCGTCAGCCGTTCCGGCCCCTGGAGCCTCGGCCGGCTGTGCGCGGTCGCCCGCGACCCGCGGACCGGCGTGCTGTCGGCAGGCGCCAACCCGCGCGGGATGCAGAACTACGCCGTCGGCCGCTGA
- a CDS encoding proline--tRNA ligase, translated as MILRMSTLFLRTLREDPADAEVPSHRLLVRAGYIRRVAPGIYSWLPLGWRTYLNVERIVREEMDAAGFQEVHFPALLPRDPYERTGRWTQYGDDMFRLKDRKGNDYLLGPTHEEMFTLAVKDLFSSYKDLPLSIYQIQWKYRDEPRPRAGILRGREFAMKDSYSFDVDDAGLERSYRRHREAYVRTFDRLGLDHVIVKAMAGAMGGSLSEEFLTPSEVGEDTYVRCTSCEYASNTEAVEVPATEPVSHAGLPAAHVEDTPDTPTIESLVALLNDDQKLRRDDRPWQASDTLKNVVVKLVHPGGDSELLAVGVPGDREVDEKRLEAQVYPATVQAATDEDFEARPELVRGYIGPDALGADKPAKVRYLVDPRVGSGSRWVTGANEPGRHVVDLVAGRDFTPDGTIHAAEVRDGDPCPRCGGALASAKGMEMGHVFALGRKYAQALGLTVLDENGKQVVVTMGSYGIGVSRAVAAIAEKNHDAKGLIWPREISPADVHVIATGKNDAPFETAEHLAAELDARGIRVLLDDRRGASPGEKFNDADLLGVPTIVTCGRRIVDGKVEIKDRRTSERIDLPIAEVVDHLVEVCAS; from the coding sequence GTGATCCTGCGGATGTCGACGTTGTTCCTGCGCACGCTGCGCGAGGATCCGGCCGACGCGGAGGTCCCGAGTCACCGGTTGCTCGTCCGCGCGGGCTACATCCGCCGGGTCGCCCCGGGCATCTACTCCTGGTTGCCGCTGGGCTGGCGCACCTACCTCAACGTCGAGCGCATCGTCCGGGAGGAGATGGATGCCGCGGGATTCCAGGAAGTTCACTTCCCGGCCCTGCTGCCGCGTGATCCGTACGAACGCACCGGGCGGTGGACGCAGTACGGCGACGACATGTTCCGGCTCAAGGACCGCAAGGGCAACGACTACCTCCTCGGCCCCACCCACGAGGAGATGTTCACCCTCGCGGTGAAGGACCTCTTCTCCTCCTACAAGGACCTCCCACTGTCGATCTACCAGATCCAGTGGAAGTACCGCGACGAGCCGCGCCCGCGAGCGGGAATCCTGCGCGGCCGGGAGTTCGCGATGAAGGACTCCTATTCCTTCGACGTCGACGACGCGGGACTGGAACGCTCATACCGGCGCCATCGCGAGGCCTATGTCCGTACGTTCGACCGGCTCGGCCTGGACCACGTGATCGTCAAGGCGATGGCCGGGGCGATGGGCGGCTCGCTCAGCGAGGAGTTCCTGACGCCGAGCGAGGTGGGCGAGGACACCTACGTCCGCTGCACCTCCTGCGAGTACGCCAGCAACACCGAGGCGGTGGAGGTGCCCGCAACCGAGCCGGTGTCCCACGCCGGGCTACCCGCCGCACACGTCGAGGACACCCCGGACACCCCGACCATCGAGTCGCTTGTCGCACTGCTGAACGACGATCAGAAACTCCGCCGCGACGACCGGCCCTGGCAGGCGTCCGACACGTTGAAGAACGTCGTGGTGAAGCTCGTCCACCCCGGCGGCGACAGCGAGCTCCTCGCCGTCGGCGTACCCGGTGACCGGGAGGTGGACGAGAAACGGCTGGAGGCCCAGGTCTACCCGGCCACCGTCCAGGCGGCGACCGACGAGGACTTCGAGGCCCGTCCGGAGCTGGTGCGTGGATACATCGGACCTGACGCGCTGGGTGCGGACAAGCCGGCCAAGGTCCGTTACCTCGTCGACCCGCGGGTCGGTTCGGGCAGCCGCTGGGTCACCGGCGCCAACGAACCCGGCAGGCACGTGGTGGACCTCGTCGCCGGCCGCGACTTCACCCCCGACGGCACCATCCACGCCGCCGAGGTACGCGACGGCGACCCGTGCCCGCGCTGTGGCGGTGCGCTGGCGTCGGCCAAGGGCATGGAGATGGGGCACGTCTTCGCGCTGGGCCGCAAGTACGCGCAGGCGCTGGGCCTCACGGTCCTGGACGAGAACGGCAAGCAGGTCGTGGTGACGATGGGCTCCTACGGCATCGGGGTGAGCCGCGCAGTCGCCGCGATCGCGGAGAAGAACCACGACGCCAAGGGCCTGATCTGGCCGCGCGAGATCAGCCCGGCCGACGTGCACGTGATCGCCACCGGCAAGAACGACGCGCCGTTCGAGACCGCCGAGCACCTCGCGGCGGAGCTGGACGCCCGGGGCATCCGGGTGCTGCTGGACGACCGGCGCGGGGCGAGCCCGGGGGAGAAGTTCAACGACGCCGACCTGCTGGGCGTCCCCACGATCGTTACGTGTGGGCGGCGGATCGTGGACGGCAAGGTGGAGATCAAGGACCGGCGGACCAGCGAGCGCATCGACCTGCCGATCGCCGAGGTCGTCGACCATCTCGTGGAGGTCTGCGCCTCCTGA
- a CDS encoding HAD family hydrolase, with protein sequence MTTATTATTVSAVIFDWGGTLTPWHTVDLHDQWRHYARAYDPAHGEEVSAALRAAEDDAWRRAREEQRATAFDAIVRAAGLEPSGPAHQRGVEAYRAWWEPHTLSDPDAAPLFRALRERGIRVGVLSNTVWPRDDHELVFARDGLLDLIDGAVYTSEIAHTKPHPEAFRAAMAAVGVDRPEHCVFVGDRLFDDIHGACSVGMRAVHVPHSEIPAAQRGHTDGEPDAVVQRLADVLPLVDGWRSGSVTAAAPIRSAVSGRCD encoded by the coding sequence ATGACGACGGCGACGACTGCGACGACAGTGAGTGCGGTGATCTTCGACTGGGGCGGCACACTCACGCCCTGGCACACGGTCGACCTGCACGACCAGTGGCGGCACTACGCCCGGGCCTACGACCCGGCCCACGGCGAGGAGGTGTCGGCGGCGCTGCGGGCGGCCGAGGACGACGCCTGGCGGCGGGCCAGGGAGGAGCAGCGCGCGACCGCGTTCGACGCGATCGTGCGGGCGGCCGGGCTGGAGCCGTCCGGACCCGCACACCAGCGCGGGGTCGAGGCCTACCGAGCGTGGTGGGAGCCGCACACCCTCTCCGACCCGGACGCCGCGCCGCTGTTCCGGGCGCTGCGGGAGCGGGGCATCCGGGTCGGTGTGTTGTCCAACACCGTCTGGCCGCGCGACGACCACGAGCTGGTCTTCGCCCGCGACGGCCTGCTGGACCTGATCGACGGCGCCGTCTACACCAGCGAGATCGCGCACACCAAGCCGCATCCGGAGGCGTTCCGCGCGGCGATGGCCGCCGTGGGCGTCGACCGCCCCGAGCACTGCGTGTTCGTCGGTGACCGGCTCTTCGACGACATCCACGGTGCGTGCTCGGTGGGGATGCGAGCCGTCCACGTGCCGCACAGCGAGATCCCCGCGGCCCAGCGCGGGCACACCGACGGCGAGCCTGACGCGGTGGTCCAGCGACTGGCCGACGTCCTCCCGCTCGTCGACGGCTGGCGATCGGGCTCGGTCACCGCCGCTGCGCCGATCCGGTCAGCCGTTTCCGGTCGCTGCGATTGA